A stretch of the Photobacterium sp. CCB-ST2H9 genome encodes the following:
- the coaD gene encoding pantetheine-phosphate adenylyltransferase has protein sequence MTTRVIYPGTFDPITNGHQDLIERAAAMFDHVVVGIAFSPSKKPLFDLQERVNLAKAVTSHLENVEVVGFSGLLVDFAREHQANILVRGLRAVSDFEYEFQLANMNRRLMPELETVFLTPAEENSFISSTIVKEVALHKGQVDQFVHPTIAQALRDKLAE, from the coding sequence ATGACAACCCGAGTAATCTATCCCGGTACCTTTGACCCGATTACCAACGGCCACCAGGATCTGATCGAGCGTGCGGCTGCCATGTTCGATCATGTGGTTGTTGGCATCGCTTTCAGCCCGAGTAAAAAGCCGCTGTTTGATTTGCAGGAACGGGTGAATCTGGCGAAAGCCGTCACCAGCCACCTGGAGAATGTTGAAGTTGTGGGTTTTTCAGGCCTGCTGGTTGATTTCGCCCGTGAGCATCAGGCCAATATTCTGGTGCGCGGTCTGCGTGCAGTCTCGGATTTTGAATATGAATTCCAACTTGCCAATATGAACCGCCGCCTGATGCCGGAACTCGAAACGGTGTTCCTGACCCCGGCCGAAGAGAACTCATTTATCTCATCAACCATCGTCAAGGAAGTCGCACTGCACAAGGGTCAGGTGGACCAGTTCGTACACCCGACCATTGCTCAGGCCCTGAGAGACAAACTGGCGGAATAA
- a CDS encoding glycosyltransferase family 4 protein, with protein sequence MHICHVNLATGFSGGEQQTLQLIKQQRKMGYTLTVVTNPRSPFAAKAEALGCRMVLIKHFLLGHRAAITKHCQAIHVHEGRAIYWAWIQSKLFDCPYIVTRRIDNPLKDRWLLKKSYHDASVTIGLSTAIVDCIQAKVPNQRPHKIPSSPVVYPVNDTEVNAIRSQFSDKFLVIHAANLLKHKGFNVTIEAARLLEQQAPQVHIAILGDGKLRAELEAQAQGLTNISFMGKQSNMGDWFAAADLQVHPSHTEGLGSVILEGMKAGLPVIATRAGGIPDIIDHGINGELIPVGDSRQLAEAIARVARDSALRERYIEAGQEKMKLFDIAATAKDYEAIYNSL encoded by the coding sequence ATGCACATCTGCCATGTGAATCTTGCCACCGGCTTCAGTGGTGGCGAGCAGCAGACGCTGCAACTGATCAAACAGCAGCGCAAAATGGGCTATACACTGACGGTCGTCACCAACCCGCGTAGTCCGTTTGCAGCCAAAGCAGAAGCACTTGGCTGCCGCATGGTGCTGATCAAGCACTTCCTGCTGGGGCATCGTGCTGCGATAACCAAACACTGTCAGGCAATTCATGTCCACGAAGGACGGGCTATCTATTGGGCCTGGATTCAGTCAAAGCTGTTCGACTGCCCGTACATTGTGACCCGGCGTATCGACAACCCGCTCAAAGATCGCTGGTTACTGAAAAAAAGCTATCATGATGCCAGCGTAACCATTGGTCTGAGCACGGCCATCGTGGACTGTATTCAGGCGAAAGTGCCGAATCAACGGCCGCATAAGATTCCCAGTTCACCCGTGGTTTACCCGGTCAATGACACTGAAGTGAACGCCATCCGCAGCCAGTTCAGCGACAAATTTCTGGTCATCCATGCCGCCAACCTGCTCAAGCACAAAGGCTTTAATGTCACCATCGAAGCCGCCCGTTTGCTTGAACAACAGGCACCTCAGGTTCATATTGCCATTCTGGGAGACGGCAAACTGCGCGCCGAGCTGGAAGCCCAGGCGCAGGGATTAACCAATATCAGCTTCATGGGAAAACAGTCGAACATGGGGGACTGGTTCGCAGCAGCGGACCTTCAGGTACATCCTTCCCATACTGAAGGACTCGGCTCGGTGATCCTTGAAGGGATGAAAGCGGGCTTACCTGTGATCGCAACCCGTGCCGGGGGTATCCCGGATATTATTGATCATGGCATCAACGGCGAGCTGATCCCAGTCGGAGACAGCCGGCAACTGGCAGAAGCCATTGCTCGCGTAGCCAGGGACAGTGCTCTCCGTGAGCGATATATCGAAGCCGGTCAGGAAAAAATGAAGCTGTTTGATATTGCAGCGACAGCCAAAGACTACGAAGCCATTTACAACAGCTTGTAA
- a CDS encoding glycosyltransferase family 2 protein — protein MITGNIITLNESKNIVECIQSLQSVCDEIYVIDSLSSDNTVELARQHGAIVVEQPYLGDGIQKNVVLQHAKNDWILSIDADERLTPEAIEEIKALDLTSTSFDAFAFKRRNYIGSRWIKHCGWYPDQCTRLYNKNKTRFADVKQHASVKAEHVKLLSHDIIHYSFENLGQLFAKPNRNFSTRAAKIMYKKGKRANAFSPFVHGLSAFIRKYLFQRGFLGGVDGMTVALSAAVNSYLKYAKLLEYQRDPKVLENEDFNKVW, from the coding sequence ATGATCACTGGTAATATCATCACACTCAATGAGTCCAAAAATATCGTTGAATGTATTCAATCCCTTCAATCTGTCTGTGATGAGATTTATGTGATCGACTCACTCAGCAGCGATAACACCGTAGAACTGGCCCGTCAACACGGTGCCATCGTTGTCGAGCAACCTTATCTTGGCGATGGCATTCAAAAGAACGTTGTACTGCAGCATGCAAAAAATGACTGGATTTTATCCATCGATGCTGATGAACGGCTGACTCCGGAGGCGATTGAAGAAATCAAAGCACTGGATCTGACTTCAACGTCATTTGATGCTTTTGCCTTTAAACGCCGTAACTACATCGGCAGCCGCTGGATCAAACACTGCGGCTGGTATCCGGATCAGTGCACCCGTTTATACAACAAGAACAAGACACGCTTTGCCGATGTCAAACAGCATGCTTCTGTCAAAGCTGAGCATGTCAAACTCCTCAGTCACGACATTATCCATTATTCGTTTGAAAACCTCGGTCAGTTATTTGCGAAACCAAACCGCAATTTCAGTACCCGGGCTGCCAAAATCATGTACAAAAAAGGGAAACGTGCCAATGCATTTTCGCCCTTTGTCCATGGACTGAGTGCTTTCATACGCAAGTATTTGTTTCAGAGAGGCTTCCTTGGTGGCGTGGATGGTATGACCGTCGCACTGAGTGCAGCTGTGAACAGCTACCTGAAATATGCCAAACTGCTGGAATATCAGCGTGATCCCAAAGTTCTGGAAAACGAAGACTTCAACAAAGTCTGGTAA